From Cryobacterium sp. GrIS_2_6:
CCGCCTTGCGAGGATGCAGATCGACGGGCCGCGTCTTTGAGCTTCCAAAATGTCAATTTGTCAGCGTCCGTTACCGGCCGTTATCGAGACCGAGTTCGGATGGATGTGACGAGCATGCTGATGAGTTCGTTTCCGGTGACGTTCCATTTGTCTTGGGAAAGGTGTCCGCTGAGTTCCATTCCTGCGATTCCGTGCGCGCTGGACATGAGCAGGGCCCCGTATCGCCGCACATCGTGCTGCCCGACGACCTGGGCCACGATTTGGAGGAACTGGTCTTGTGATCCGCTCGCGGCCAGCAGGGCGGCCGACGGCTCTCCGGAGGGTGCAGCCCACATCAACTCGTAGAGGTGTGGCCGTTCACGGCCGATCTCAAGGAGCGTCAGCAGAGCGGACGTGAGAGTGGCGGCCGGATTCAGTTGTGGGTCCCGCTGTAGGCGGTGGAGCTCCTCAGCAAATTCATTCCACGCATCGATTGCGAGTTGTGTCAGCAGGTGCTCTTTGTCCTGGAAGTGCCCGTACGGCGCACCACGGGAGACACCGGCGCGCGCACCCACCGCACGAAGCGTCACCGCATCGGGGCCGCCACCGTCCAGAAGCTGGGACGCAGCACGCAGCAGTGCTACTCGAGTTGCGGCCGCACTTTCGGCTCGACTGACCATCTCCCCATTCTAGTTGACAATGTCACACGACGGCAGCACACTGGACCCATGACACTGTCACATGAAAACGAGTTGGTTGTTGTTTCCGGTGCTTCCTCTGGAATGGGCGCCGCAACGGCCCATGAATTGGCGAAGCGTGGCTATCACGTTCTTGCCGGGGTCCGCCGGCAGGAAGACGCCGACACCATCCGGGGAGCGAACCTCGAACCGGTGATCCTTGACATCACCATCCCAGAGAACATTGAGGCCCTCGTCGAGCGCATCACGAACGATCCTGAGCGCAGGCGGCTCCGGGCGCTTGTTAACAACGCGGGCATCGCCGTGAACGCTCCTGTGGAAGCGCTTCCTCTTGATCAATGGCGTCGACAGTTTGACGTGAACTTGTTCGGACACGTCGCCCTCATGCAGGCCATGCTCCCGTTCCTGCACGAAAGCCGCGGCCGAATCGTGAATATCAGTTCCGTTGGAGGAAAGGTTGCGATGGGCACCTACGGGGCGTATTCCGGGGCAAAATTTGCCCTAGAAGCGGTCAGCGACGCCCTCCGTCGTGAACTCGCACCCCACAACGTGCAGGTGGTGGTTATCGAACCCGGCGGGGTGAAGACAGAGATGACGGGCCACGGAATCGATCGAGCACAAATATTTGTCGAAGAGATGACCCCTA
This genomic window contains:
- a CDS encoding TetR/AcrR family transcriptional regulator, producing MVSRAESAAATRVALLRAASQLLDGGGPDAVTLRAVGARAGVSRGAPYGHFQDKEHLLTQLAIDAWNEFAEELHRLQRDPQLNPAATLTSALLTLLEIGRERPHLYELMWAAPSGEPSAALLAASGSQDQFLQIVAQVVGQHDVRRYGALLMSSAHGIAGMELSGHLSQDKWNVTGNELISMLVTSIRTRSR
- a CDS encoding SDR family oxidoreductase, whose protein sequence is MTLSHENELVVVSGASSGMGAATAHELAKRGYHVLAGVRRQEDADTIRGANLEPVILDITIPENIEALVERITNDPERRRLRALVNNAGIAVNAPVEALPLDQWRRQFDVNLFGHVALMQAMLPFLHESRGRIVNISSVGGKVAMGTYGAYSGAKFALEAVSDALRRELAPHNVQVVVIEPGGVKTEMTGHGIDRAQIFVEEMTPIQRKRYGALMQAIINQATAFTKTGVPASDAALVIANATTTRNPRTRYTIGRDAAVLTRLSRILPDRVLDRLIAANLRPYWKITDTE